The following are encoded in a window of Dryobates pubescens isolate bDryPub1 chromosome 34, bDryPub1.pri, whole genome shotgun sequence genomic DNA:
- the SC5D gene encoding lathosterol oxidase codes for MDLVLEAADRNLLTPYVYPTGWPENEPFRQLLSLFVITNLGALVLYLLFGTLSYYFIFDHKLMKHPQFLENQVRREITYALRSLPWISVPTVALFFAEVRGYSKLYDNIEDSPYGWPGVFLSMLSFLFFTDMGIYWIHRGLHHKLFYKRFHKPHHLWKIATPFASHAFHPVDGFMQSLPYHVYPFLFPLHKVTYLGLYIFVNVWTISIHDGDYRVPRLLRHIINGSAHHTDHHLYFDYNYGQYFTLWDKIGGSYKSPSAFEGKGPHDYLRKLQEKGLGAPNGSPVAKTE; via the exons ATGGATCTGGTCCTGGAAGCCGCTGATCGGAACCTTCTCACGCCCTACGTGTACCCCACCGGCTGGCCTGAGAACGAGCCCTTCcgccagctcctcagcctctttgtCATCACCAACCTGGGAGCCCTCGTTCTCTACCTGCTTTTCGGCACCCTCAGCTACTACTTCATCTTTGACCACAAACTCATGAAGCATCCCCAGTTCTTAGAG aACCAGGTGCGTCGGGAGATCACCTACGCGCTGCGCTCGCTGCCCTGGATCAGTGTGCCCACTGTCGCCCTGTTCTTCGCCGAGGTGCGGGGCTACAGCAAGCTCTATGACAACATTGAGGATTCCCCATATG gctggccaggtgtCTTTCTCAGCATGCTGTCCTTCTTGTTCTTCACCGACATGGGCATCTACTGGATACACCGTGGTCTACACCACAAACTGTTCTATAAG CGCTTCCACAAGCCCCACCACCTCTGGAAGATCGCGACGCCCTTCGCCAGCCATGCCTTCCACCCCGTTGATGGCTTCATGCAGAGCCTGCCCTACCATGTCtaccccttcctctttcccctgcACAAAGTCACCTACTTGGGCCTCTACATCTTCGtcaatgtctggaccatctccatTCACGACGGTGACTACCGCGTCCCCCGCCTCCTGCGGCACATCATCAACGGCTCAGCTCACCACACTGACCACCACTTGTACTTTGACTACAACTATGGGCAGTATTTCACCCTCTGGGACAAGATTGGGGGCTCCTACAAGAGCCCCTCGGCCTTTGAGGGCAAAGGCCCCCACGACTACTTGCGCAAGCTACAGGAGAAGGGCCTAGGGGCACCCAATGGCTCTCCAGTTGCCAAGACCGAGTAG